From a single Rosa rugosa chromosome 7, drRosRugo1.1, whole genome shotgun sequence genomic region:
- the LOC133722546 gene encoding sulfite exporter TauE/SafE family protein 4 yields MATKAFLLYLLSTFSVAILSVLFFTHQNDHISYQTRLSSLHSNLEHLEATETVWPDLAFNWRLVLATVIGFLGSACGTVGGVGGGGIFVPMLTLIVGFDTKSAAAISKCMIMGASASSVWYNLRVPHPTKEVPIIDYDLALLFQPMLMLGITLGVALSVVFPYWLITVLIIILFLGTSSRSAYKGVEMWKEETMLKRELANQHEARVDSRGELLIDTEYQQLNPREEKSMMQTLCFNLRWKRVMVLVILWGAFLLIQIFKNDLATCSTWYWVLFCLQFPIAFGVFGYEARKLYKDHKKRMGTGNLESICEASIAWTPIHIAFCALCGILGGTVGGLLGSGGGFILGPLLLEIGVIPQVASATATFVMMFSASLSVVEFYLLKRFPIPYALYLTSVSILAGFWGQFLVRKIVTFLKRASIIVFVLSGVIFASAITMGVTGITSSLQMMEDGDFMGFLDFCSSQ; encoded by the exons ATGGCCACGAAAGCCTTCctactctatctcctctctACTTTCTCGGTTGCTATTCTCTCCGTGCTATTCTTCACTCATCAGAATGATCACATCTCTTACCAAACCCGCCTCTCTTCTCTCCATTCCAATCTAGAGCACTTGGAAGCAACGGAGACAGTGTGGCCG GATTTGGCGTTTAACTGGAGACTTGTGCTGGCCACAGTGATTGGTTTTCTGGGATCGGCGTGTGGAACTGTGGGAGGGGTAGGAGGGGGTGGTATATTTGTCCCTATGCTTACCTTGATTGTTGGCTTTGATACAAAGTCGGCTGCTGCTATTTCCAAAT GTATGATAATGGGGGCTTCTGCATCATCAGTGTGGTACAACTTGAGGGTGCCTCATCCTACAAAGGAAGTACCCATAATAGATTATGATCTGGCACTTCTCTTTCAGCCCATGCTCATGCTTGGGATCACACTAGGTGTGGCTCTCAGTGTGGTCTTCCCCTACTGGCTCATCACTGTTCTCATCATTATTCTCTTCTTGG GCACTTCATCAAGGTCTGCTTACAAAGGGGTTGAGATGTGGAAGGAAGAGACTATGTTAAAG agggaATTGGCAAACCAACATGAAGCTCGAGTTGACTCTCGTGGCGAAC TTCTAATTGATACAGAATATCAGCAATTAAATCCCAGAGAAGAAAAGTCAATGATG caAACACTATGTTTCAACCTCAGGTGGAAAAGGGTGATGGTGCTAGTAATTCTTTGGGGGGCTTTTCTACTTATTCAAATCTTCAAG AATGATTTAGCTACTTGCAGTACATGGTATTGGGTTCTCTTCTGCTTACAG TTTCCTATAGCATTTGGCGTTTTTGGATATGAAGCACGCAAGTTGTACAAAGATCACAAGAAGAGAATGGGCACAGGGAATTTAGAATCAATTTGTGAGGCTTCAATTGCATGGACTCCAATCCACATAGCATTTTGTGCACTCTGTGGTATCTTGGGAGGCACTGTTGGGGGTCTGCTTGGATCTGGTGGAGGATTTATTCTTGGCCCTCTCCTACTAGAAATAGGTGTTATCCCACAG GTTGCTAGTGCAACAGCTACATTTGTGATGATGTTCTCAGCATCCTTATCGGTGGTGGAGTTCTACCTCCTCAAGCGGTTTCCTATTCCATATG ctttgtaccttacaagtGTTTCTATCTTGGCTGGCTTTTGGGGACAGTTTCTTGTAAGGAAAATAGTTACATTTCTCAAGAGAGCATCAATCATAGTATTCGTCCTCTCAGGTGTCATCTTTGCTAGTGCCATCACAATGG GTGTCACTGGCATCACATCGAGCCTCCAAATGATGGAAGATGGCGATTTTATGGGTTTCTTGGACTTCTGTAGCAGTCAGTGA
- the LOC133722545 gene encoding uncharacterized protein LOC133722545 produces the protein MGDRPEDDDRSQSSDFTSEDEGTEDYRRGGYHAVRIGDTFKLGRYVVQTKLGWGHFSTVWLAWDTQTSRYVALKVQKSADHYTEAAMDEITILKQIAEGDPDDKKCVVKLLDHFKHSGPNGQHVCMVFEYLGDNLLTLIKYSDYRGVPLHMVKQICYHVLVGLDYLHRQLSIIHTDLKPENILLLSMIDPSKDPTKSSAPLILPSNKDKDAFDTGVSQPLNGDTSRNQKKKIRRKAKRAAQECADREETDVDVETSGEAESSPNTKLNVHSAEGQSTSSVNTNRSSDADGPKGAGTGNQGGKRRGNRSIRQKLLTSMDLKCKLVDFGNACWTYKQFTNDIQTRQYRCPEVILGSKYSTSADLWSFACICFELATGDVLFDPHSGDNFDRDEDHLALMMELLGMMPRKIALGGRYSRDYFNRYGDLRHIRRLRFWPLNKVLLEKYEFSEQDASELTDFLVPILDFVPEKRPTAAQCLLHPWINAGPRLLEPSIASDKEQCRDSGIAEDKKEKDDREAMEAGMGNIAINSDSKPVKDLPTSSKPAKAATTTRQNSSKA, from the exons atgggtgaCAGGCCGGAGGACGATGATCGGAGTCAGAGCAGCGACTTCACCTCCGAGGACGAAGGCACCGAGGACTACCGGCGCGGAGGGTACCACGCTGTTCGAATCGGCGACACCTTCAAGCTCGGACGCTATGTCGTTCAGACCAAGCTCGGTTGGGGCCACTTCTCCACCGTCTGGCTCGCCTGGGATACCCAGACCTCT CGGTATGTTGCTCTGAAAGTGCAAAAGAGTGCCGACCACTACACTGAGGCGGCCATGGACGAGATCACCATATTGAAACAGATTGCAGAGGGAGACCCGGATGATAAAAAATGCGTGGTTAAGCTTCTGGACCACTTTAAGCACTCGGGTCCAAATGGGCAACATGTTTGCATGGTTTTTGAGTACTTGGGGGATAATCTGTTAACACTTATTAAGTACAGTGACTACCGCGGAGTGCCGTTGCATATGGTTAAGCAGATTTGTTATCATGTTTTGGTCGGATTGGATTACTTGCATAGACAGCTCTCTATTATACACACAGATTTGAAGCCGGAGAATATCTTGTTGTTGTCAATGATAGACCCTTCCAAGGATCCAACAAAGTCAAGTGCACCTCTCATTCTTCCAAGTAACAAGGACAAGGATGCATTCGACACAGGAGTTTCACAGCCATTGAATGGGGATACGTCTAGGAACCAGAAGAAAAAGATTAGAAGAAAGGCTAAGCGTGCGGCTCAAGAATGTGCAGACAGAGAGGAAACTGATGTTGATGTAGAAACATCAGGCGAGGCCGAGTCATCTCCTAATACAAAATTGAATGTGCATTCCGCCGAAGGCCAGAGTACTAGTTCTGTTAATACGAATAGATCATCAGATGCTGATGGACCAAAGGGTGCTGGCACAGGAAATCAGGGTGGTAAGAGAAGAGGGAATCGTAGCATAAGGCAAAAGTTGTTGACATCAATGGACTTGAAGTGCAAATTAGTTGACTTTGGGAATGCATGTTGGACGTACAAACAGTTCACAAATGATATTCAAACAAGACAGTATAGGTGTCCAGAGGTGATCTTGGGATCAAAATATTCTACTTCAGCGGATCTTTGGTCTTTTGCTTGCATTTGTTTTGAGCTTGCAACTGGTGATGTGCTCTTTGATCCTCACAGTGGTGACAACTTTGACAGGGATGAG GACCACCTGGCATTGATGATGGAGCTTCTTGGAATGATGCCGCGGAAG ATTGCTTTAGGTGGTCGATATTCAAGAGATTACTTTAATAGATATGGGGATTTGAGGCACATTCGTCGCCTGCGTTTTTGGCCCTTGAATAAGGTTCTACTGGAGAAGTATGAGTTCAGCGAGCAAGATGCAAGTGAATTGACAGACTTCCTGGTTCCCATTCTTGACTTTGTTCCGGAAAAGCGGCCTACTGCTGCACAGTGCCTTCTTCATCCATGGATCAATGCAGGTCCTCGACTATTGGAACCATCTATAGCTTCTGATAAAGAACAATGTAGGGACAGTGGCATTGCTGAAGACAAGAAGGAAAAAGATGATAGGGAGGCTATGGAAGCTGGAATGGGAAATATTGCCATCAACTCAGATTCTAAACCGGTCAAAGATCTTCCGACTAGTAGTAAACCCGCTAAGGCAGCCACAACTACAAGGCAGAACTCTAGCAAGGCGTGA